The following proteins come from a genomic window of Takifugu rubripes chromosome 11, fTakRub1.2, whole genome shotgun sequence:
- the LOC101071667 gene encoding clathrin heavy chain 1-like isoform X2, with protein MAQILPIRFQEHLQLQNLGINPANIGFSTLTMESDKFICVREKVGEQAQVVIIDMADPNNPIRRPISADSAIMNPASKVIALKAAKTLQIFNIEMKSKMKAHTMTDDVTFWKWISLNTVALVTDNAVYHWSMEGDSQPIKVFDRHSSLAGCQIINYRTDAKQKWLLLIGISAQQNRVVGAMQLYSVDRKVSQPIEGHAAGFAQFKMEGNTEESTLFCFAVRGQAGGKLHIIEVGTPPTGNQPFPKKAVDVFFPPEAQNDFPVAMQISSKQDVVFLITKYGYIHLYDLETGTCIYMNRISGETIFVTAPHEPTAGIIGVNRKGQVLSVCVEEENIIPYITNVLQNPDLALRMAVRNNLAGAEELFARKFNTLFAAGNYSEAAKVAANAPKGILRTPDTIRRFQSVPAQPGQTSPLLQYFGILLDQGQLNKFESLELCRPVLQQGRKQLLEKWLKEDKLECSEELGDLVKSVDPTLALSVYLRANVPNKVIQCFAETGQFQKIVLYAKKVGYTPDWIFLLRNVMRINPEQGLQFSQMLVQDEEPLADITQIVDVFMEYNLIQQCTSFLLDALKNNRPMEGPLQTRLLEMNLVHAPQVADAILGNQMFTHYDRAHVAQLCEKAGLLQRALEHYTDLYDIKRAVVHTHLLNPEWLVNFFGSLSVEDSLECLRAMLSANIRQNLQICVQVASKYHEQLTTQSLTQLFESFKSFEGLFYFLGSIVNFSQDAEVHFKYIQAACKTGQIKEVERICRESNCYDPERVKNFLKEAKLTDQLPLIIVCDRFDFVHDLVLYLYRNSLQKYIEIYVQKVNPSRLPVVIGGLLDVDCAEDVIKNLILVVRGQFSTDELVAEVEKRNRLKLLLPWLEARIHEGCEEPATHNALAKIYIDSNNNPERFLRENPYYDSRVVGKYCEKRDPHLACVAYERGQCDQELIHVCNENSLFKSLSRYLVRRKNPELWASVLLETNNYRRPLIDQVVQTALSETQDPEEVSVTVKAFMTADLPNELIELLEKIVLDNSVFSEHRNLQNLLILTAIKADRTRVMEYINRLDNYDAPDIANIAISNELFEEAFAIFRKFDVNTSAVQVLIEHIGNLDRAYEFAERCNEPPVWSQLAKAQLQKGLVKEAIDSYIKADDPSAYMEVGQAAAQSGNWEDLVKFLMMARKKARESYVETELIFALAKTNRLAELEEFINGPNNAHIQQVGDRCYDDKMYEAAKLLYNNVSNFGRLASTLVHLGEYQAAVDGARKANSTRTWKEVCFACVDGKEFRLAQMCGLHIVVHADELEELINYYQDRAYFEELITMLEAALGLERAHMGMFTELAILYSKFKPQKMREHLELFWSRVNIPKVLRAAEQAHLWGELVFLYDKYEEYDNAIITMMNHPANAWKEGQFKDIVTKVANVELYYKAVHFYLEFKPLLLNDLLIVLSPRLDHTRAVTFFNKVKQLPLVKPYLRSVQNHNNKSVNEALNNLFIIEEDYAALRTSIDAYDNFDNISLAQSLEKHELIEFRRIAAYLFKGNNRWKQSVELCKNDKLYKDAMQYASESKDIELAEELLAWFLNEDKKECFAACLFTCYDLLRPDVVLETAWRHNIMDFSMPYFIQVMREYLSKVDAIKEKVDKLEASESLRKQEEQATESQPIVYGTPQLMLTAGPNVAVPPQQPYGYGYTAAPGYGQPPQPSFGYGM; from the exons ATGGCTCAGATCCTACCCATACGTTTCCAGGAGCACCTTCAG ctccagaacctggGAATCAACCCAGCCAATATCGGATTCAGCACGCTGACCATGGAGTCCGACAAGTTCATCTGCGTGAGGGAGAAGGTGGGCGAGCAGGCCCAAGTTGTCATCATCGACATGGCCGACCCCAACAACCCCATCCGCAGGCCCATCTCTGCAGACAGCGCCATCATGAATCCAGCCAGCAAAGTTATCGCCCTGAAAG CCGCGAAGACTCTGCAGATTTTCAACATTGAGATGAAGAGCAAGATGAAGGCTCACACCATGACAGACGATGTGACCTTCTGGAAGTGGATCTCTCTCAACACCGTTGCCCTGGTCACAGACAACGCGGTCTACCATTGGAGCATGGAGGGTGACTCTCAACCAATCAAAGTCTTTGACCGTCACTCCAGCCTGGCAGGCTGTCAGATCATCAACTACCGCACAGACGCCAAGCAGAAGTGGCTGTTGCTCATTGGCATTTCTGCGCAG CAAAACCGTGTGGTTGGAGCCATGCAGCTGTATTCAGTGGACAGGAAGGTGTCACAGCCCATCGAAGGACACGCCGCTGGCTTTGCACAGTTCAAGATGGAGGGCAACACCGAAGAGTCAACTCTGTTCTGCTTTGCTGTGCgaggacaggcaggaggaaaA CTGCACATCATTGAAGTCGGGACTCCACCAACAGGGAACCAACCATTTCCAAAGAAAGCTGTGGATGTTTTCTTCCCCCCAGAAGCACAGAATGACTTCCCGGTAGCCATGCAG ATCAGTTCCAAACAAGATGTCGTCTTCCTCATTACTAAATATGGCTACATCCACCTCTATGACTTGGAGACTGGAACCTGCATCTACATGAACAGAATCAGTGGGGAGACCATTTTTGTCACGGCGCCCCACGAGCCCACTGCTGGGATCATTGGAGTCAACAGGAAAGGACAG GTGCTGTCAGtatgtgtggaggaggaaaacatcatTCCCTACATCACCAATGTGCTGCAGAACCCAGACCTGGCTCTCCGTATGGCCGTCCGCAACAATCTCGCTGGTGCCGAGGAGCTGTTTGCCCGCAAGTTCAACACCCTCTTTGCAGCAGGGAATTATTCAGAGGCGGCTAAGGTGGCAGCCAATGCGCCCAAG GGTATCCTGCGGACCCCAGACACCATCCGTCGTTTCCAGAGTGTTCCGGCCCAGCCAGGCCAgacctctcctctgctccagtACTTTGGAATCTTACTTGATCAGGGCCAACTCAATAAGTTTGAGTCTTTGGAGCTTTGCAGGCCTGTTCTCCAGCAAGGTCGCAAGCAGCTGCTAGAAAAATGGTTGAAAGAGGATAAG ctggaGTGCTCTGAGGAGCTTGGAGATTTGGTGAAGTCTGTCGATCCAACTCTTGCCCTCAGTGTCTACCTCAGAGCCAACGTCCCCAATAAGGTCATTCAGTGCTTTGCAGAAACTGGACAGTTCCAGAAAATTGTCCTCTATGCCAAGAAG GTGGGCTACACTCCAGACTGGATCTTCTTACTGAGGAATGTAATGCGCATCAACCCAGAACAGGGTCTCCAGTTCTCCCAGATGCTGGTTCAGGATGAAGAGCCACTTGCTGACATTACACAG ATTGTGGACGTCTTCATGGAGTACAACCTGATCCAGCAGTGTACGTCCTTCTTACTAGATGCACTGAAGAACAACAGGCCTATGGAAGGACCACTGCAGACACGACTGCTGGAAATGAATTTGGTCCATGCACCACAG GTTGCAGATGCCATCCTTGGCAATCAGATGTTCACCCACTATGATCGAGCTCACGTGGCCCAGCTGTGTGAGAAGGCTGGTCTCCTGCAGAGGGCGCTAGAGCACTACACTGACCTGTATGACATAAAGCGCGCTgtggtgcacacacacctgctaaaTCCAGAG TGGTTGGTGAATTTCTTTGGCTCCCTCTCAGTGGAGGACTCTCTGGAGTGTCTCAGGGCCATGTTGTCTGCAAACATTCGCCAGAACCTTCAGATCTGTGTTCAGGTTGCCTCCAAGTATCACGAGCAGCTCACTACGCAGTCTCTCACACAACTGTTTGAGTCCTTCAAAAGCTTTGAGG GTTTGTTCTACTTTTTGGGCTCTATTGTGAACTTCAGCCAGGACGCAGAGGTCCACTTCAAATACATTCAGGCTGCCTGTAAGACAGGCCAGATCAAGGAGGTGGAGAGGATCTGTAGAGAGAGTAACTGCTACGACCCTGAACGTGTGAAGAATTTTCTCAAG GAAGCTAAACTGACTGACCAGCTGCCTTTGATCATTGTCTGTGACCGCTTTGACTTTGTCCACGATCTGGTCTTATACCTGTACCGCAACAGCCTGCAGAAATACATTGAAATCTACGTGCAGAAG GTTAACCCAAGCCGCCTACCAGTTGTCATTGGAGGACTGCTGGATGTCGATTGTGCTGAAGATGTGATTAAAAACCTTATCCTGGTGGTCAGAGGACAGTTCTCCACAGATGAACTAGTAGCTGAAGTGGAGAAAAGAAATCG ACTGAAGCTGTTGCTGCCCTGGTTAGAGGCACGCATTCATGAAGGCTGCGAAGAGCCTGCCACCCACAACGCCCTTGCCAAGATCTACATTGACAGCAACAACAACCCCGAACGCTTCCTGAGGGAGAACCCCTATTATGACAGCCGTGTGGTGGGCAAGTACTGTGAGAAACGGGACCCCCACCTGGCCTGTGTAGCTTATGAAAGAGGGCAGTGTGACCAGGAGCTGATCCAT GTGTGCAACGAGAACTCTCTGTTTAAGAGTCTGTCCCGCTATCTTGTTCGTCGCAAGAACCCCGAACTGTGGGCCAGTGTCCTGTTGGAGACCAACAACTACAGAAGACCCCTCATTGACCAG GTTGTTCAAACAGCCTTGTCTGAAACGCAGGATCCTGAGGAAGTGTCGGTCACAGTCAAGGCCTTCATGACCGCTGACCTTCCCAATGAGCTCATTGAGCTTCTGGAGAAGATTGTTCTGGATAACTCTGTCttcagtgagcacag AAACCTCCAGAATCTGCTCATCCTGACAGCTATAAAAGCTGATCGGACCCGTGTTATGGAGTACATCAACCGCCTGGACAACTACGATGCCCCAGACATTGCAAACATTGCCATCAGCAATGAGTTGTTTGAGGAGGCCTTTGCTATTTTCAGGAAGTTTGATGTCAACACCTCTGCTGTGCAG GTTCTGATTGAGCACATCGGTAACCTGGACAGAGCTTATGAGTTTGCTGAACGCTGCAATGAGCCACCAGTGTGGAGTCAGCTTGCAAAGGCTCAGCTTCAAAAGGGTCTCGTCAAAGAAGCCATTGATTCTTACATCAAAGCTGATGACCCCTCTGCTTACATGGAGGTGGGGCAGGCTGCAGCCCAGAGCG GAAATTGGGAGGACCTGGTAAAGTTCCTGATGATGGCCCGCAAGAAGGCCCGCGAGTCATATGTGGAAACCGAATTGATTTTTGCCCTGGCAAAGACCAACCGCTTGGCTGAGTTGGAAGAGTTCATCAATGGGCCCAACAATGCTCATATTCAGCAG GTTGGTGACCGTTGTTATGATGACAAGATGTACGAGGCAGCCAAACTACTTTACAACAACGTGTCCAACTTTGGCCGCCTGGCGTCCACCTTGGTGCACCTGGGAGAGTACCAGGCTGCTGTGGATGGAGCTCGGAAGGCCAACAGCACGCGCACCTGGAAGGAG GTGTGTTTCGCCTGTGTAGATGGGAAGGAGTTCCGCCTGGCACAAATGTGTGGTCTTCATATTGTCGTCCACGCTGACGAACTGGAGGAACTCATTAACTACTACCAG GACCGTGCTTACTTTGAAGAGCTGATCACCATGCTGGAGGCGGCTCTCGGCTTGGAGCGGGCCCACATGGGCATGTTTACTGAGCTGGCCATCCTCTACTCCAAATTTAAACCTCAGAAGATGAGAGAGCACCTGGAGCTCTTCTGGTCTCGGGTCAACATTCCAAAG GTTCTCAGGGCCGCAGAGCAAGCTCACCTGTGGGGAGAGCTTGTGTTCCTTTACGACAAGTATGAGGAGTACGACAATGCCATCATCACCATGATGAACCACCCCGCAAATGCCTGGAAGGAGGGCCAGTTCAAAGACATTGTCACAAAG GTGGCCAACGTGGAGCTCTACTACAAGGCTGTTCACTTTTATCTGGAGTTCAAACCCTTGTTACTGAACGACCTGCTGATCGTCCTTTCTCCCAGACTGGACCACACGCGTGCTGTCACCTTCTTCAACAAG GTGAAACAGCTACCTCTGGTGAAACCATACCTGAGGTCTGTCCAGAATCACAACAACAAATCTGTAAATGAGGCGCTCAACAACCTCTTCATCATTGAAGAAGACTATGCT GCACTGCGCACTTCCATCGACGCTTATGACAACTTTGATAACATCTCACTGGCCCAGAGCCTGGAAAAACATGAGCTGATAGAATTTAGAAGGATTGCAGCTTATCTTTTCAAGGGTAACAACCGCTGGAAACAGAGTGTCGAGCTCTGCAAAAACGACAAGCTCTACAAG GACGCCATGCAGTACGCATCTGAATCCAAAGACATCGAGCTGGCTGAGGAGCTCCTGGCCTGGTTCCTGAATGAAGATAAGAAGGAGTGTTTTGCAGCTTGTCTGTTCACCTGCTATGACCTGCTGCGGCCTGATGTGGTTCTGGAGACCGCCTGGCGACACAACATTATGGATTTCTCCATGCCGTATTTCATCCAGGTCATGAGGGAGTACCTCTCTAAG GTTGatgcaataaaagaaaag GTGGACAAACTGGAAGCCTCAGAGTCTCTGaggaaacaggaggagcaggctacTGAGTCCCAGCCCATCGTTTATG gaacaCCACAGCTCATGCTCACAGCGGGGCCCAACGTGGCCGTGCCTCCTCAGCAGCCGTACGGCTATGGCTACACAGCAGCACCGGGCTACGGCCAGCCGCCACAGCCCAGCTTCGGTTACGGCATGTGA
- the LOC101071667 gene encoding clathrin heavy chain 1-like isoform X1 yields the protein MAQILPIRFQEHLQLQNLGINPANIGFSTLTMESDKFICVREKVGEQAQVVIIDMADPNNPIRRPISADSAIMNPASKVIALKDAAKTLQIFNIEMKSKMKAHTMTDDVTFWKWISLNTVALVTDNAVYHWSMEGDSQPIKVFDRHSSLAGCQIINYRTDAKQKWLLLIGISAQQNRVVGAMQLYSVDRKVSQPIEGHAAGFAQFKMEGNTEESTLFCFAVRGQAGGKLHIIEVGTPPTGNQPFPKKAVDVFFPPEAQNDFPVAMQISSKQDVVFLITKYGYIHLYDLETGTCIYMNRISGETIFVTAPHEPTAGIIGVNRKGQVLSVCVEEENIIPYITNVLQNPDLALRMAVRNNLAGAEELFARKFNTLFAAGNYSEAAKVAANAPKGILRTPDTIRRFQSVPAQPGQTSPLLQYFGILLDQGQLNKFESLELCRPVLQQGRKQLLEKWLKEDKLECSEELGDLVKSVDPTLALSVYLRANVPNKVIQCFAETGQFQKIVLYAKKVGYTPDWIFLLRNVMRINPEQGLQFSQMLVQDEEPLADITQIVDVFMEYNLIQQCTSFLLDALKNNRPMEGPLQTRLLEMNLVHAPQVADAILGNQMFTHYDRAHVAQLCEKAGLLQRALEHYTDLYDIKRAVVHTHLLNPEWLVNFFGSLSVEDSLECLRAMLSANIRQNLQICVQVASKYHEQLTTQSLTQLFESFKSFEGLFYFLGSIVNFSQDAEVHFKYIQAACKTGQIKEVERICRESNCYDPERVKNFLKEAKLTDQLPLIIVCDRFDFVHDLVLYLYRNSLQKYIEIYVQKVNPSRLPVVIGGLLDVDCAEDVIKNLILVVRGQFSTDELVAEVEKRNRLKLLLPWLEARIHEGCEEPATHNALAKIYIDSNNNPERFLRENPYYDSRVVGKYCEKRDPHLACVAYERGQCDQELIHVCNENSLFKSLSRYLVRRKNPELWASVLLETNNYRRPLIDQVVQTALSETQDPEEVSVTVKAFMTADLPNELIELLEKIVLDNSVFSEHRNLQNLLILTAIKADRTRVMEYINRLDNYDAPDIANIAISNELFEEAFAIFRKFDVNTSAVQVLIEHIGNLDRAYEFAERCNEPPVWSQLAKAQLQKGLVKEAIDSYIKADDPSAYMEVGQAAAQSGNWEDLVKFLMMARKKARESYVETELIFALAKTNRLAELEEFINGPNNAHIQQVGDRCYDDKMYEAAKLLYNNVSNFGRLASTLVHLGEYQAAVDGARKANSTRTWKEVCFACVDGKEFRLAQMCGLHIVVHADELEELINYYQDRAYFEELITMLEAALGLERAHMGMFTELAILYSKFKPQKMREHLELFWSRVNIPKVLRAAEQAHLWGELVFLYDKYEEYDNAIITMMNHPANAWKEGQFKDIVTKVANVELYYKAVHFYLEFKPLLLNDLLIVLSPRLDHTRAVTFFNKVKQLPLVKPYLRSVQNHNNKSVNEALNNLFIIEEDYAALRTSIDAYDNFDNISLAQSLEKHELIEFRRIAAYLFKGNNRWKQSVELCKNDKLYKDAMQYASESKDIELAEELLAWFLNEDKKECFAACLFTCYDLLRPDVVLETAWRHNIMDFSMPYFIQVMREYLSKVDAIKEKVDKLEASESLRKQEEQATESQPIVYGTPQLMLTAGPNVAVPPQQPYGYGYTAAPGYGQPPQPSFGYGM from the exons ATGGCTCAGATCCTACCCATACGTTTCCAGGAGCACCTTCAG ctccagaacctggGAATCAACCCAGCCAATATCGGATTCAGCACGCTGACCATGGAGTCCGACAAGTTCATCTGCGTGAGGGAGAAGGTGGGCGAGCAGGCCCAAGTTGTCATCATCGACATGGCCGACCCCAACAACCCCATCCGCAGGCCCATCTCTGCAGACAGCGCCATCATGAATCCAGCCAGCAAAGTTATCGCCCTGAAAG ACG CCGCGAAGACTCTGCAGATTTTCAACATTGAGATGAAGAGCAAGATGAAGGCTCACACCATGACAGACGATGTGACCTTCTGGAAGTGGATCTCTCTCAACACCGTTGCCCTGGTCACAGACAACGCGGTCTACCATTGGAGCATGGAGGGTGACTCTCAACCAATCAAAGTCTTTGACCGTCACTCCAGCCTGGCAGGCTGTCAGATCATCAACTACCGCACAGACGCCAAGCAGAAGTGGCTGTTGCTCATTGGCATTTCTGCGCAG CAAAACCGTGTGGTTGGAGCCATGCAGCTGTATTCAGTGGACAGGAAGGTGTCACAGCCCATCGAAGGACACGCCGCTGGCTTTGCACAGTTCAAGATGGAGGGCAACACCGAAGAGTCAACTCTGTTCTGCTTTGCTGTGCgaggacaggcaggaggaaaA CTGCACATCATTGAAGTCGGGACTCCACCAACAGGGAACCAACCATTTCCAAAGAAAGCTGTGGATGTTTTCTTCCCCCCAGAAGCACAGAATGACTTCCCGGTAGCCATGCAG ATCAGTTCCAAACAAGATGTCGTCTTCCTCATTACTAAATATGGCTACATCCACCTCTATGACTTGGAGACTGGAACCTGCATCTACATGAACAGAATCAGTGGGGAGACCATTTTTGTCACGGCGCCCCACGAGCCCACTGCTGGGATCATTGGAGTCAACAGGAAAGGACAG GTGCTGTCAGtatgtgtggaggaggaaaacatcatTCCCTACATCACCAATGTGCTGCAGAACCCAGACCTGGCTCTCCGTATGGCCGTCCGCAACAATCTCGCTGGTGCCGAGGAGCTGTTTGCCCGCAAGTTCAACACCCTCTTTGCAGCAGGGAATTATTCAGAGGCGGCTAAGGTGGCAGCCAATGCGCCCAAG GGTATCCTGCGGACCCCAGACACCATCCGTCGTTTCCAGAGTGTTCCGGCCCAGCCAGGCCAgacctctcctctgctccagtACTTTGGAATCTTACTTGATCAGGGCCAACTCAATAAGTTTGAGTCTTTGGAGCTTTGCAGGCCTGTTCTCCAGCAAGGTCGCAAGCAGCTGCTAGAAAAATGGTTGAAAGAGGATAAG ctggaGTGCTCTGAGGAGCTTGGAGATTTGGTGAAGTCTGTCGATCCAACTCTTGCCCTCAGTGTCTACCTCAGAGCCAACGTCCCCAATAAGGTCATTCAGTGCTTTGCAGAAACTGGACAGTTCCAGAAAATTGTCCTCTATGCCAAGAAG GTGGGCTACACTCCAGACTGGATCTTCTTACTGAGGAATGTAATGCGCATCAACCCAGAACAGGGTCTCCAGTTCTCCCAGATGCTGGTTCAGGATGAAGAGCCACTTGCTGACATTACACAG ATTGTGGACGTCTTCATGGAGTACAACCTGATCCAGCAGTGTACGTCCTTCTTACTAGATGCACTGAAGAACAACAGGCCTATGGAAGGACCACTGCAGACACGACTGCTGGAAATGAATTTGGTCCATGCACCACAG GTTGCAGATGCCATCCTTGGCAATCAGATGTTCACCCACTATGATCGAGCTCACGTGGCCCAGCTGTGTGAGAAGGCTGGTCTCCTGCAGAGGGCGCTAGAGCACTACACTGACCTGTATGACATAAAGCGCGCTgtggtgcacacacacctgctaaaTCCAGAG TGGTTGGTGAATTTCTTTGGCTCCCTCTCAGTGGAGGACTCTCTGGAGTGTCTCAGGGCCATGTTGTCTGCAAACATTCGCCAGAACCTTCAGATCTGTGTTCAGGTTGCCTCCAAGTATCACGAGCAGCTCACTACGCAGTCTCTCACACAACTGTTTGAGTCCTTCAAAAGCTTTGAGG GTTTGTTCTACTTTTTGGGCTCTATTGTGAACTTCAGCCAGGACGCAGAGGTCCACTTCAAATACATTCAGGCTGCCTGTAAGACAGGCCAGATCAAGGAGGTGGAGAGGATCTGTAGAGAGAGTAACTGCTACGACCCTGAACGTGTGAAGAATTTTCTCAAG GAAGCTAAACTGACTGACCAGCTGCCTTTGATCATTGTCTGTGACCGCTTTGACTTTGTCCACGATCTGGTCTTATACCTGTACCGCAACAGCCTGCAGAAATACATTGAAATCTACGTGCAGAAG GTTAACCCAAGCCGCCTACCAGTTGTCATTGGAGGACTGCTGGATGTCGATTGTGCTGAAGATGTGATTAAAAACCTTATCCTGGTGGTCAGAGGACAGTTCTCCACAGATGAACTAGTAGCTGAAGTGGAGAAAAGAAATCG ACTGAAGCTGTTGCTGCCCTGGTTAGAGGCACGCATTCATGAAGGCTGCGAAGAGCCTGCCACCCACAACGCCCTTGCCAAGATCTACATTGACAGCAACAACAACCCCGAACGCTTCCTGAGGGAGAACCCCTATTATGACAGCCGTGTGGTGGGCAAGTACTGTGAGAAACGGGACCCCCACCTGGCCTGTGTAGCTTATGAAAGAGGGCAGTGTGACCAGGAGCTGATCCAT GTGTGCAACGAGAACTCTCTGTTTAAGAGTCTGTCCCGCTATCTTGTTCGTCGCAAGAACCCCGAACTGTGGGCCAGTGTCCTGTTGGAGACCAACAACTACAGAAGACCCCTCATTGACCAG GTTGTTCAAACAGCCTTGTCTGAAACGCAGGATCCTGAGGAAGTGTCGGTCACAGTCAAGGCCTTCATGACCGCTGACCTTCCCAATGAGCTCATTGAGCTTCTGGAGAAGATTGTTCTGGATAACTCTGTCttcagtgagcacag AAACCTCCAGAATCTGCTCATCCTGACAGCTATAAAAGCTGATCGGACCCGTGTTATGGAGTACATCAACCGCCTGGACAACTACGATGCCCCAGACATTGCAAACATTGCCATCAGCAATGAGTTGTTTGAGGAGGCCTTTGCTATTTTCAGGAAGTTTGATGTCAACACCTCTGCTGTGCAG GTTCTGATTGAGCACATCGGTAACCTGGACAGAGCTTATGAGTTTGCTGAACGCTGCAATGAGCCACCAGTGTGGAGTCAGCTTGCAAAGGCTCAGCTTCAAAAGGGTCTCGTCAAAGAAGCCATTGATTCTTACATCAAAGCTGATGACCCCTCTGCTTACATGGAGGTGGGGCAGGCTGCAGCCCAGAGCG GAAATTGGGAGGACCTGGTAAAGTTCCTGATGATGGCCCGCAAGAAGGCCCGCGAGTCATATGTGGAAACCGAATTGATTTTTGCCCTGGCAAAGACCAACCGCTTGGCTGAGTTGGAAGAGTTCATCAATGGGCCCAACAATGCTCATATTCAGCAG GTTGGTGACCGTTGTTATGATGACAAGATGTACGAGGCAGCCAAACTACTTTACAACAACGTGTCCAACTTTGGCCGCCTGGCGTCCACCTTGGTGCACCTGGGAGAGTACCAGGCTGCTGTGGATGGAGCTCGGAAGGCCAACAGCACGCGCACCTGGAAGGAG GTGTGTTTCGCCTGTGTAGATGGGAAGGAGTTCCGCCTGGCACAAATGTGTGGTCTTCATATTGTCGTCCACGCTGACGAACTGGAGGAACTCATTAACTACTACCAG GACCGTGCTTACTTTGAAGAGCTGATCACCATGCTGGAGGCGGCTCTCGGCTTGGAGCGGGCCCACATGGGCATGTTTACTGAGCTGGCCATCCTCTACTCCAAATTTAAACCTCAGAAGATGAGAGAGCACCTGGAGCTCTTCTGGTCTCGGGTCAACATTCCAAAG GTTCTCAGGGCCGCAGAGCAAGCTCACCTGTGGGGAGAGCTTGTGTTCCTTTACGACAAGTATGAGGAGTACGACAATGCCATCATCACCATGATGAACCACCCCGCAAATGCCTGGAAGGAGGGCCAGTTCAAAGACATTGTCACAAAG GTGGCCAACGTGGAGCTCTACTACAAGGCTGTTCACTTTTATCTGGAGTTCAAACCCTTGTTACTGAACGACCTGCTGATCGTCCTTTCTCCCAGACTGGACCACACGCGTGCTGTCACCTTCTTCAACAAG GTGAAACAGCTACCTCTGGTGAAACCATACCTGAGGTCTGTCCAGAATCACAACAACAAATCTGTAAATGAGGCGCTCAACAACCTCTTCATCATTGAAGAAGACTATGCT GCACTGCGCACTTCCATCGACGCTTATGACAACTTTGATAACATCTCACTGGCCCAGAGCCTGGAAAAACATGAGCTGATAGAATTTAGAAGGATTGCAGCTTATCTTTTCAAGGGTAACAACCGCTGGAAACAGAGTGTCGAGCTCTGCAAAAACGACAAGCTCTACAAG GACGCCATGCAGTACGCATCTGAATCCAAAGACATCGAGCTGGCTGAGGAGCTCCTGGCCTGGTTCCTGAATGAAGATAAGAAGGAGTGTTTTGCAGCTTGTCTGTTCACCTGCTATGACCTGCTGCGGCCTGATGTGGTTCTGGAGACCGCCTGGCGACACAACATTATGGATTTCTCCATGCCGTATTTCATCCAGGTCATGAGGGAGTACCTCTCTAAG GTTGatgcaataaaagaaaag GTGGACAAACTGGAAGCCTCAGAGTCTCTGaggaaacaggaggagcaggctacTGAGTCCCAGCCCATCGTTTATG gaacaCCACAGCTCATGCTCACAGCGGGGCCCAACGTGGCCGTGCCTCCTCAGCAGCCGTACGGCTATGGCTACACAGCAGCACCGGGCTACGGCCAGCCGCCACAGCCCAGCTTCGGTTACGGCATGTGA